Proteins encoded within one genomic window of Etheostoma cragini isolate CJK2018 chromosome 21, CSU_Ecrag_1.0, whole genome shotgun sequence:
- the LOC117937038 gene encoding cytohesin-3-like, translated as MDEENHVPEDLSLEERDELSNIRRRKRELLDDIERLKFEIAEVMTEIEQLTCVGESKTSQRNKQIAMGRKKFNMDPKKGIQFLLENDLLQHTPEDIAQFLYKGEGLNKTVIGDYLGERDDFNIKVLQAFVELHEFADLNLVQALRQFLWSFRLPGEAQKIDRMMEAFASRYCQCNAGVFQSTDTCYVLSFAIIMLNTSLHNPNVRDKPPVERFISMNRGINEGGDLPEELLRNLYDSIKNEPFKIPEDDGNDLTHTFFNPDREGWLLKLGGRVKTWKRRWFILTDNCLYYFEYTTDKEPRGIIPLENLSIREVDEPRKPNCFELYNPNHKGQVIKACKTEADGRVVEGNHVVYRISAPTPEEKEEWIKSIKASISRDPFYDMLATRKRRIANKK; from the exons ATGGATGAAGAGAATCACG TTCCTGAGGATCTGTCCCTGGAGGAGAGGGATGAGCTGTCAAACATCCGTCGCAGGAAGAGAGAGCTGCTCGATGATATTGAG aggTTGAAGTTTGAGATAGCAGAGGTCATGACGGAGATCGAGCAGCTGACCTGTGTAGGGGAAAG TAAAACATCCCAGAGAAACAAACAGATCGCCATGGGCAGGAAGAAATTCAACATGGATCCAAAGAAG gGAATCCAGTTCTTGCTGGAGAACGACCTCCTGCAGCACACTCCCGAAGACATCGCGCAGTTCCTCTATAAAGGCGAGGGGCTCAACAAGACCGTCATCGGAGACTACTTGGGCGAGCG GGATGACTTCAACATCAAAGTGCTGCAAGCTTTTGTGGAGCTGCACGAGTTTGCAGACCTCAATCTGGTCCAAGCCCTACG GCAGTTCCTGTGGAGTTTCCGTTTGCCAGGTGAAGCCCAGAAGATCGACCGGATGATGGAGGCGTTTGCCTCGCGGTACTGCCAGTGCAACGCTGGAGTCTTCCAGTCCACAG ATACCTGCTACGTGCTGTCATTTGCTATCATCATGCTGAACACCAGCCTCCATAACCCCAACGTCAGAGACAAGCCCCCCGTGGAGCGCTTTATCTCCATGAACAGAGGCATCAACGAAGGAGGAGATCTGCCTGAGGAGCTTCTCAGG AACCTTTACGACAGCATCAAAAATGAGCCCTTCAAAATCCCAGAGGATGATGGAAATGATCTGACGCACACATTCTTCAACCCCGACAGAGAAGGCTGGCTCCTAAAGCTCG GTGGCAGGGTGAAGACTTGGAAGAGGCGGTGGTTCATTCTGACAGACAACTGCCTCTATTACTTTGAATACACAACA GATAAAGAGCCACGTGGGATTATTCCTCTGGAGAACCTCAGTATCAGAGAGGTGGACGAGCCCAGAAAACCT AACTGCTTCGAGCTCTATAACCCCAACCACAAAGGCCAGGTCATCAAGGCCTGCAAGACAGAAGCGGATGGGCGCGTTGTCGAGGGCAACCACGTGGTTTACAGGATATCGGCCCCCACGccggaggagaaggaagagtgGATCAAATCCATCAA AGCAAGCATCAGCAGGGACCCGTTCTATGACATGCTGGCCACCAGGAAGCGGAGGATAGCCAATAAAAAATGA